In Lates calcarifer isolate ASB-BC8 linkage group LG15, TLL_Latcal_v3, whole genome shotgun sequence, one genomic interval encodes:
- the LOC108899440 gene encoding uncharacterized protein LOC108899440 produces MCVPLVVFLSALVLHSVSAGGAYCAKTARARAAALGLDYPGVHGAPDFYEMQPGTMLLRPQPYENNDPESDKTEPNMASYRQTQPEVRLLAVSAHKQAYPRRSESALGTHNPVRREYTTNQVLSFPRGQSVSNRKSNFEEVKHVAPQTRVKAPGLSDLVYWDPQGRSKPFSFVYNKHDLVVDESVPNRRGMSLSGLPLPQSQGHGTYQRGLTGFGLGGEVPVLASSRFPNKGHVRAMTGQTPVFGRQRIVLRDRLPQSFLRNLNVRQFVQGNPVLRPKPKSDRISR; encoded by the exons ATGTGCGTACCTCTGGTGGTTTTTCTCAG CGCCCTTGTGCTTCACTCTGTGTCAGCTGGAGGTGCATATTGTGCTAAAACAGCAAGAG CTCGTGCTGCTGCCTTGGGTTTGGATTATCCTGGAGTCCATGGAGCCCCTGATTTTTATGAAATGCAGCCTGGCACAATGCTGTTAAGACCTCAGCCTTATGAAAACAATGATCCTGAATCAGACAAGACTGAGCCTAACATGGCCTCCTACAGACAAACTCAACCAGAAGTGAGACTCTTAGCTGTCAGTGCACATAAACAAGCTTACCCCAGGAGATCTGAATCTGCACTTGGCACTCACAACCCAGTTCGAAGAGAATACACCACCAACCAAGTGCTCAGCTTTCCCAGaggacagtcagtcagtaacCGCAAGTCAAATTTTGAGGAGGTCAAGCATGTTGCCCCACAAACACGAGTTAAAGCCCCAGGCCTGTCTGACCTTGTGTATTGGGATCCTCAAGGTCGCAGCAAGCCGTTCTCATTTGTCTACAATAAGCATGACCTTGTCGTTGATGAGTCTGTCCCAAATAGACGTGGCATGTCTCTGAGTGGACTCCCCCTGCCCCAAAGCCAGGGTCATGGCACTTACCAGAGGGGTCTAACTGGATTTGGCCTAGGAGGAGAGGTTCCTGTCCTCGCTTCATCTCGTTTCCCCAACAAAGGCCATGTCAGAGCAATGACTGGCCAAACTCCTGTATTTGGTAGACAGAGGATTGTGCTCCGTGACCGTCTTCCTCAGTCCTTCCTCAGAAACCTCAATGTCAGACAGTTTGTTCAAGGTAACCCTGTTCTtagaccaaaaccaaaatcaGATAGAATAAGTCGTTGA